The following are encoded in a window of Rosa chinensis cultivar Old Blush chromosome 4, RchiOBHm-V2, whole genome shotgun sequence genomic DNA:
- the LOC112196712 gene encoding uncharacterized protein LOC112196712 has product MGDNGTTVDMEVDMAGGKMVGTVDIVVPKGSSTRCRRPEPIMKVVQQLLTIKKEEHSSYQTRLRVLDSTIKQLLAFNSEELIMKDEHSASSDGMLHASEAGER; this is encoded by the exons ATGGGTGACAATGGAACTACTGTTGATATGGAAGTTGACATGGCAGGTGGAAAGATGGTGGGAACCGTTGATATAGTCGTTCCGAAAGGTTCATCCACCCGTTGTAGAAGGCCTGAGCCTATCATGAAAGTAGTGCAGCAACTTTTGACTATTAAGAAGGAGGAGCATTCATCCTACCAGACCAGATTAAGGGTTCTAGATTCTACTATTAAACAATTGTTGGCATTTAACTCAGAGGAGCTTATCATGAAGGATGAGCATTCTGCATCATCGG ACGGCATGTTGCATGCAAGTGAAGCTGGAGAAAGATGA